DNA from SAR324 cluster bacterium:
CGCCTTGTCTTTACATATATTAAGAGAACAGGGATACACACCAGCAGCGGTCTATCGCAGCTGTGCTCACTGGCAGCGCTGGCCCGAGGCCTCCAACGTGCAATCCCTGAACGACCTTCAACAATCCTTTGCCCTTGCCCTCAAACAGGAACCATGACCATTGCCGCTCCGATTGCCAACTCTCTCCAACGTGCCTCCTGGATCCGCCAGATGTTCGAAGCCGGCGCCCGACTCAAGCAGCAGTATGGTGCCGACCAGGTCTTTGACTTCTCGCTGGGCAACCCAATTCTCGAACCACCTCCCAAAGTTCATGAGACCCTACACGCCCTGCTTGATGACCCAGCGCCTGGAAACCATCGTTACATGCCAAACGGAGGCTTCACTGCTGTTCGGGAGTACTTGGCTAGTGAGCTGAAGGAAGAGCAGGATCTGCCTTTTGTGACTGCAGATGTGGTGCTCTGTGTCGGAGCTGGAGGAGGACTGAACGTAGTTGCTAAGGCCTTGCTCGAACCCGGTGATGAGGTCGTTGCACTGGCGCCCTACTTTGTCGAGTATGGCTTCTACGTACAAAATCATGGAGGAGTGTTGACCGTCGCCCGCACCCGACAGGAGGATTTTTTGCCCGACCTGGAAGCACTGGAAGCAGTGATGACTCCAAAGACCCGAGCGATCATCGCCAACTCACCGAACAACCCAACTGGAGTGGTCTATTCCCAGGAGGTGCTTGATGATCTCGGCAGTTGGCTGCGTACCCAAGAGCAGCGTTTTGGTCGTCCAATTTACCTGATCGCTGATGAACCCTATCGCAAGCTGCTCTTCGATGAGGTAACCAATGGCTCCGTGCTCAAGGCCCATCCACACTCGATTCTGATCACCTCACACTCCAAGGATCTTGGCCTAGCCGGGGAGCGGATTGGCTACATCGCCCTGCATCCTGAAGTTCCAGATCGTGCTCTCTGGCAGGAAGCGCTAGTCTTCACCAATCGCATCCTAGGCTTTGTAAATGCTCCTGCACTGATGCAGCGTGCGCT
Protein-coding regions in this window:
- a CDS encoding pyridoxal phosphate-dependent aminotransferase; protein product: MTIAAPIANSLQRASWIRQMFEAGARLKQQYGADQVFDFSLGNPILEPPPKVHETLHALLDDPAPGNHRYMPNGGFTAVREYLASELKEEQDLPFVTADVVLCVGAGGGLNVVAKALLEPGDEVVALAPYFVEYGFYVQNHGGVLTVARTRQEDFLPDLEALEAVMTPKTRAIIANSPNNPTGVVYSQEVLDDLGSWLRTQEQRFGRPIYLIADEPYRKLLFDEVTNGSVLKAHPHSILITSHSKDLGLAGERIGYIALHPEVPDRALWQEALVFTNRILGFVNAPALMQRALPHLRGVQVDTGFYQQLRDQICSLMAEVGIHCVRPQGAFYLFPQALEEDDVAFVRRAQEEKILLVPGSGFGWPGCFRLSYCCPSSVIENSQEAWLRLVESYR